In Erigeron canadensis isolate Cc75 chromosome 7, C_canadensis_v1, whole genome shotgun sequence, one DNA window encodes the following:
- the LOC122607740 gene encoding uncharacterized protein LOC122607740 has translation MATTMMTDLIFQAIIILVMLFMFLWTLNIPQKYYDKFQFRDRSSYAAKRHFVRGADFLSKSRTYKNREFAKSAVDEAEKSIAINPKDAAAHILKALALDAQGFTTSALEAMDIALSPLTKNSLCDEERSDGLVKRAEIKVKAKGVDSAVVDLVEAVRLNEENVTALRLLGECYEKKGMREEAVKAYMDVVKVEPQNAVAQTALKRLGSI, from the coding sequence atggCAACAACAATGATGACTGATCTTATATTTCAAGCAATTATTATCCTAGTCATGTTATTCATGTTTTTATGGACACTTAACATACCACAAAAATACTACGACAAGTTCCAGTTTAGAGACAGGTCTAGCTACGCCGCGAAACGTCATTTTGTTCGCGGCGCAGATTttttgtcaaaatcaagaacatATAAAAACCGCGAATTTGCAAAGTCAGCGGTTGACGAAGCAGAAAAGTCAATAGCTATAAATCCAAAAGATGCAGCTGCCCACATTCTTAAAGCATTGGCTCTTGATGCACAAGGGTTCACTACTTCGGCTTTAGAAGCTATGGATATTGCGTTATCGCCTTTGACAAAGAATTCGTTGTGTGATGAAGAGAGGAGTGATGGGTTGGTTAAACGGGCCGAGATTAAAGTCAAGGCTAAGGGAGTTGACTCGGCCGTGGTGGACTTAGTGGAGGCGGTAAGGTTGAATGAAGAAAACGTGACGGCTTTGCGGTTGTTGGGAGAGTGTTATGAGAAGAAAGGGATGAGAGAAGAGGCGGTTAAGGCGTATATGGATGTAGTCAAAGTTGAGCCACAGAATGCTGTGGCTCAGACTGCTTTAAAACGTTTGGGTTCGATATAG
- the LOC122608409 gene encoding double-stranded RNA-binding protein 8 isoform X1 yields MEEQQQTLDVAGVSSCYVFKSRLQEYAQKAGLTTPIYHTIKEGPSHQPIFRSTVVINDETYHSLAGFLNRKASEQSAAEVALVEIAKTGATDKSVSHPVHETGLCKNLLQEYAQKMNYAIPSYVCTKDEKKGGRDSSFSCTVDIGGIKYIGTSAKTKKEAELKAAKTALLAIKMSSLEAIEKPDTSDAEYVYTVVPTKRKAPDRPVVEAEVKVKKGKRRTGKFHKRRKKRSKATSDAIEVKTDKPSVDEDKDMNSNGETVFVPCSNNGKVINLNSNRDSVFVPRSNPGEVQDWKSDGDSVFLPCSNLGEAKDLKSKGKGVLVPCSSVGETKGSESNGEHVLIPSSNLPEVKDLKSNGKSVLVACSSISEGFKSCFSFV; encoded by the exons ATGGAAGAGCAACAACAAA CATTGGATGTTGCAGGTGTTTCGAGTTGCTATGTGTTTAAAAGTCGGTTGCAAGAGTATGCTCAAAAAGCAGGACTCACTACGCCTATTTATCATACTATCAAGGAAGGCCCTTCACACCAGCCTATCTTCAGGTCAACTGTGGTCATAAATGATGAAACTTATCATTCTTTGGCCGGTTTTTTGAATAGGAAGGCGTCTGAACAATCTGCTGCTGAAGTTGCTCTCGTTGAAATTGCTAAAACTGGGGCTACCGATAAAAGCGTTTCTCATCCCGTG CATGAAACCGGATTATGTAAAAACCTACTTCAAGAATATGCACAAAAGATGAACTACGCTATCCCATCATACGTCTGCACCAAAGATGAGAAAAAAGGGGGCCGAGATTCCTCATTTTCATGCACAGTCGACATAGGAGGAATCAAATATATTGGTACATCTGCAAAGACGAAGAAGGAAGCAGAACTTAAAGCTGCCAAAACCGCTCTTTTGGCTATTAAAATGAGCTCACTGGAAGCTATTGAAAAACCTGACACATCCGATGCAGAATATGTATATACAGTGGTCCCCACTAAACGGAAGGCACCAGATCGACCCGTTGTTGAAGCCGAAGTCAAAGTAAAAAAAGGTAAGAGAAGAACTGGTAAATTTCATAAGAGACGAAAGAAGAGAAGTAAAGCAACAAGTGATGCTATTGAGGTCAAAACTGACAAACCTTCTGTAGATGAAGATAAAGATATGAATTCAAATGGTGAAACCGTATTCGTTCCGTGTAGTAACAACGGGAAAGTTATAAATTTGAACTCAAACAGGGATAGTGTTTTTGTTCCACGTAGCAACCCAGGGGAAGTTCAAGATTGGAAGTCAGATGGGGATAGTGTTTTTCTTCCATGTAGTAACCTGGGTGAAGCCAAAGATCTGAAGTCAAAGGGGAAAGGTGTTTTAGTTCCGTGTAGTAGTGTGGGTGAAACTAAAGGTTCGGAGTCAAACGGGGAACATGTTTTGATTCCGTCTAGCAACTTGCCTGAAGTCAAAGATTTGAAGTCAAACGGGAAAAGTGTTTTGGTTGCGTGTAGTAGCATAAGTGAAGGTTTTAAGTCGTGTTTCAGTTTCGTGTAG
- the LOC122608409 gene encoding double-stranded RNA-binding protein 8 isoform X2, translating into MEEQQQSVSSCYVFKSRLQEYAQKAGLTTPIYHTIKEGPSHQPIFRSTVVINDETYHSLAGFLNRKASEQSAAEVALVEIAKTGATDKSVSHPVHETGLCKNLLQEYAQKMNYAIPSYVCTKDEKKGGRDSSFSCTVDIGGIKYIGTSAKTKKEAELKAAKTALLAIKMSSLEAIEKPDTSDAEYVYTVVPTKRKAPDRPVVEAEVKVKKGKRRTGKFHKRRKKRSKATSDAIEVKTDKPSVDEDKDMNSNGETVFVPCSNNGKVINLNSNRDSVFVPRSNPGEVQDWKSDGDSVFLPCSNLGEAKDLKSKGKGVLVPCSSVGETKGSESNGEHVLIPSSNLPEVKDLKSNGKSVLVACSSISEGFKSCFSFV; encoded by the exons ATGGAAGAGCAACAACAAA GTGTTTCGAGTTGCTATGTGTTTAAAAGTCGGTTGCAAGAGTATGCTCAAAAAGCAGGACTCACTACGCCTATTTATCATACTATCAAGGAAGGCCCTTCACACCAGCCTATCTTCAGGTCAACTGTGGTCATAAATGATGAAACTTATCATTCTTTGGCCGGTTTTTTGAATAGGAAGGCGTCTGAACAATCTGCTGCTGAAGTTGCTCTCGTTGAAATTGCTAAAACTGGGGCTACCGATAAAAGCGTTTCTCATCCCGTG CATGAAACCGGATTATGTAAAAACCTACTTCAAGAATATGCACAAAAGATGAACTACGCTATCCCATCATACGTCTGCACCAAAGATGAGAAAAAAGGGGGCCGAGATTCCTCATTTTCATGCACAGTCGACATAGGAGGAATCAAATATATTGGTACATCTGCAAAGACGAAGAAGGAAGCAGAACTTAAAGCTGCCAAAACCGCTCTTTTGGCTATTAAAATGAGCTCACTGGAAGCTATTGAAAAACCTGACACATCCGATGCAGAATATGTATATACAGTGGTCCCCACTAAACGGAAGGCACCAGATCGACCCGTTGTTGAAGCCGAAGTCAAAGTAAAAAAAGGTAAGAGAAGAACTGGTAAATTTCATAAGAGACGAAAGAAGAGAAGTAAAGCAACAAGTGATGCTATTGAGGTCAAAACTGACAAACCTTCTGTAGATGAAGATAAAGATATGAATTCAAATGGTGAAACCGTATTCGTTCCGTGTAGTAACAACGGGAAAGTTATAAATTTGAACTCAAACAGGGATAGTGTTTTTGTTCCACGTAGCAACCCAGGGGAAGTTCAAGATTGGAAGTCAGATGGGGATAGTGTTTTTCTTCCATGTAGTAACCTGGGTGAAGCCAAAGATCTGAAGTCAAAGGGGAAAGGTGTTTTAGTTCCGTGTAGTAGTGTGGGTGAAACTAAAGGTTCGGAGTCAAACGGGGAACATGTTTTGATTCCGTCTAGCAACTTGCCTGAAGTCAAAGATTTGAAGTCAAACGGGAAAAGTGTTTTGGTTGCGTGTAGTAGCATAAGTGAAGGTTTTAAGTCGTGTTTCAGTTTCGTGTAG
- the LOC122607356 gene encoding serine/threonine-protein kinase CTR1, with translation MPHRTTYFFPRHFTENGAVITNSSSEDKINNNNTDSYRQRRLDSNSSTVNLLSERHRFGSSKSEKSYHGEKSSVKKKQVTDFVNWLVEKKNSSTTTTTTTSAASGSRRGGHVRLNNHADEDHHHMDSLLPPDHTKDELIEDVALVGDHDHIEDHWDDNPISFRYRKSRSRRISSDVESSYAASLFSNTIGSSSSLAFYKDSVTDEGRDDADHADDEHHHDHYNDVVQVENNYNVRKWRESYYLQLTLAKRLTHHATIGDEKRRGGGGVGVVAGGSVVTCYDAESVSYRLWVNGTLSYNDKISDGFYNIIGMDPYMWMMCNDSEEGKRLPSLLALKAVNSGTTSMEVLLVDRYGDSRLRDLEDKAQELYFSAENNLMLAEKLGKLVASTMGGSFPVEQDDLRVRWESASTRQRDLQNGILVPIGSLSVGLCRHRAILFKKLADYVGLPCRIARGCKYCVEDHRSSCLVKIQDDKITREYVMDLIGQPGNMYNPDSSINGDILSSVPSPFNSSHVKEVQQVYVDRASISQVKSIEGGPNVSEEETGMNREIKELRCVPVDRNNKICEIVETPKLKLVPSDQLKVESAGKCRGNFPVTTPRYLTLEPSLAMDWLEIAWDELHIKERIGAGSFGTVHRAEWHGSDVAVKVLTVQDFQDDQLKEFLREVSIMKRVRHPNVVLFMGAVTVRPHFSIVTEYLPRGSLFRLIHRPTAGEIMDQRRRLRMALDVAKGINYLHCLSPPIVHWDLKSPNLLVDKNWTVKVCDFGLSRFKANTFISSKSVAGTPEWMAPEFLRGEPSNEKSDVYSFGVILWELVTMQQPWNGLSPAQVVGAVAFQNRKLTIPTNTPPALTSLMESCWADEPAQRPTFKSIVNSLKKLLKSPTQMGGP, from the exons atgccGCATAGAACAACATATTTTTTTCCTAGACATTTTACAGAAAATGGTGCAGTAATTACAAATTCATCTTCAgaagataaaattaataataataatacagaTTCTTATAGACAAAGAAGACTAGATAGTAATAGTAGTACAGTTAACCTGTTATCAGAACGACATCGTTTTGGGTCatctaaaagtgaaaaaagttaTCACGGCGAAAAGAGTAGTGTGAAAAAGAAACAAGTTACTGATTTTGTCAACTGGTTAGTggagaaaaaaaatagttccactactactactactactacttcaGCTGCTTCTGGATCACGGCGTGGTGGTCACGTGAGATTGAACAACCACGCTGATGAAGATCATCATCACATGGATAGTTTACTGCCACCTGATCATACTAAGGATGAGTTAATAGAGGATGTAGCCCTTGTTGGTGATCATGATCACATTGAAGATCACTGGGATGATAATCCAATAAGTTTTCGGTACCGAAAATCGAGAAGCAGGAGGATATCAAGTGACGTCGAAAGTAGTTACGCCGCGAGTTTGTTTTCGAATACGATCGGGAGTTCGAGTTCTTTGGCTTTTTATAAGGATTCTGTGACTGATGAAGGAAGAGATGATGCTGATCACGCTGATGATGAACATCATCATGATCATTATAATGATGTGGTGCAAGTTGAGAATAATTATAATGTGAGAAAATGGCGTGAAAGTTATTACTTACAACTTACACTTGCAAAAAGGTTGACACATCATGCTACTATTGGTGATGAGAAACGgcgtggtggtggtggtgttggtgttgttgCTGGTGGTTCTGTTGTGACGTGTTATGACGCTGAGTCTGTTTCGTATCGTCTCTGG GTTAATGGTACTTTGTCATATAATGATAAGATATCAGACGGGTTCTACAACATCATCGgaatggatccatatatgtggaTGATGTGCAATGATTCTGAAGAAGGAAAACGATTACCCTCTTTATTAGCACTCAAAGCCGTTAATTCAGGTACTACATCAATGGAAGTGCTTCTTGTGGATAGATATGGGGATTCACGGCTAAGGGACTTGGAGGATAAAGCACAGGAGCTCTATTTTTCTGCTGAAAACAATCTTATGTTGGCTGAAAAACTTGGAAAACTTGTTGCTTCTACCATGGG GGGCTCGTTTCCAGTGGAGCAAGATGATCTACGTGTTCGATGGGAATCGGCTAGCACGAGACAGAGGGATCTTCAGAATGGCATATTAGTCCCGATTGGCAGCTTGTCTGTGGGACTCTGTAGGCACAGAGCTATCCTTTTCAAG AAATTGGCTGACTATGTAGGACTACCTTGCCGTATAGCTAGAGGCTGCAAGTATTGTGTTGAAGATCATAGATCCTCATGCCTTGTCAAAATCCAAGATGACAAGATCACAAG gGAGTATGTAATGGATCTAATTGGGCAACCAGGAAATATGTATAATCCGGACTCCTCGATAAATGGAGATATACTTTCTTCAGTACCTTCACCATTTAATAGTTCTCATGTGAAAGAAGTCCAACAAGTTTATGTGGACCGAGCATCTATATCTCAAGTCAAGA GCATTGAAGGAGGGCCCAATGTATCTGAAGAAGAAACTGGTATGAACAGAGAAATAAAAGAGTTGAGATGTGTCCCAGTAGATCGGAACAATAAAATTTGTGAGATAGTTGAAACGCCAAAACTCAAATTAGTTCCATCGGATCAGTTAAAGGTTGAGAGTGCTGGAAAATGTAGAGGCAACTTTCCAGTTACCACTCCAAGGTACTTGACCCTTGAGCCGTCTCTTGCAATGGACTGGCTTGAGATTGCTTGGGACGAGTTGCATATCAAGGAACGTATTGGTGCTG GCTCATTCGGGACAGTTCATCGTGCAGAATGGCATGGATCG GATGTAGCTGTTAAGGTCTTGACAGTCCAGGACTTTCAAGATGATCAGTTGAAGGAGtttctaagagag GTTTCAATCATGAAACGTGTACGCCACCCAAATGTGGTTCTTTTCATGGGTGCAGTCACCGTCCGTCCACACTTTTCAATTGTGACAGAGTATCTACCTAG AGGGAGTTTGTTTCGCCTTATACATCGACCAACCGCAGGTGAAATAATGGATCAAAGACGGCGTCTAAGAATGGCTTTGGATGTG GCAAAGggcatcaattatctacattgCCTTAGTCCTCCCATCGTTCACTGGGATCTCAAATCCCCAAATTTACTAGTTGACAAAAACTGGACGGTGAAG GTTTGTGATTTTGGATTATCGAGATTTAAAGCGAATACTTTCATATCATCAAAGTCTGTTGCTGGAACA CCAGAATGGATGGCCCCTGAATTTCTCCGTGGCGAGCCCTCAAATGAAAAATCTGATGTTTACAGTTTTGGCGTGATCTTGTGGGAGCTTGTGACCATGCAGCAACCATGGAACGGACTCAGCCCTGCTCAG GTTGTTGGAGCAGTAGCTTTCCAAAACAGGAAACTAACGATACCTACCAACACTCCTCCGGCATTAACTTCACTTATGGAATCTTGTTGGGCCGA TGAACCAGCTCAACGTCCGACTTTTAAGAGCATCGTTAACTCATTAAAGAAGTTACTCAAGTCTCCAACGCAAATGGGAGGTCCATGA